In Massilistercora timonensis, the following are encoded in one genomic region:
- a CDS encoding HPr family phosphocarrier protein, which yields MLRQKIKIHNPTGLHLRPAGIFCNTASNYKCKVMFEYDNMLNANAKSVLSVLGACIKSGDEIVLICDGEDEEEAMKAMVEAVESGLGE from the coding sequence ATGTTAAGACAAAAGATCAAGATCCATAATCCAACAGGATTACATCTGCGGCCGGCCGGAATCTTCTGCAACACGGCCAGCAATTATAAATGTAAGGTTATGTTCGAGTATGACAATATGCTGAACGCCAACGCCAAAAGCGTGCTCAGTGTTCTGGGCGCATGTATCAAGTCCGGGGACGAGATCGTGCTGATCTGTGACGGCGAGGACGAAGAAGAGGCTATGAAAGCCATGGTCGAGGCCGTTGAGAGCGGCCTTGGCGAATAA
- the cdaA gene encoding diadenylate cyclase CdaA — MERQISAFLERVSGFYFPEIRFTDVLEVLILTFLIYQMIIWIKNTKAWMLLKGILVLVVFIVFAAVFQMNTILYVARNAVTVIATAAIVVFQPELRRGLEKLGEKKFLSSVVPLEVGKDYIRFSEETEDNIIDACYNMGRVKTGALIVVEQAIRLTEYESTGIRMDCLVSMQVLMNIFEHNTPLHDGAIIIRGDRIVSATCYLPLSDNMGLSKDLGTRHRAAVGMSEVSDALIVVVSEETGKVSVAQGGQLERDVTREQLREKLEDIRNRKTETRGLAAWWKGRHKHEDKPDE, encoded by the coding sequence ATGGAACGACAGATATCAGCATTTTTGGAACGTGTTTCCGGGTTTTATTTTCCGGAGATCCGTTTTACAGACGTGCTGGAAGTCCTGATCCTCACCTTTTTGATTTACCAGATGATCATCTGGATCAAGAATACCAAGGCATGGATGCTGTTGAAGGGTATTCTTGTTCTTGTTGTGTTTATTGTATTTGCCGCTGTTTTCCAGATGAATACCATTCTCTATGTGGCCCGGAACGCGGTTACCGTCATTGCTACTGCGGCGATCGTGGTATTCCAGCCGGAACTGAGAAGAGGCCTGGAGAAACTGGGAGAGAAAAAGTTCTTAAGTTCGGTTGTCCCGCTGGAAGTAGGGAAGGACTATATCCGCTTCAGCGAGGAGACGGAGGATAATATTATCGACGCATGCTACAATATGGGGCGGGTGAAGACCGGCGCCCTGATCGTGGTAGAGCAGGCTATCCGGCTGACCGAGTATGAGAGCACGGGGATCCGTATGGACTGTCTGGTTTCCATGCAGGTCCTGATGAATATTTTTGAACATAACACACCGCTCCATGATGGGGCGATCATTATCAGGGGGGACCGGATCGTGTCGGCCACCTGTTATCTCCCCCTCTCTGACAATATGGGACTGAGCAAAGACCTGGGAACCCGGCACAGAGCTGCTGTGGGAATGAGCGAGGTCAGCGATGCGCTGATCGTGGTGGTTTCAGAAGAGACCGGCAAGGTTTCCGTCGCTCAGGGAGGACAGCTTGAGAGGGATGTGACAAGAGAGCAGCTTCGAGAGAAGCTGGAAGATATCAGAAACAGGAAGACAGAGACCAGGGGACTTGCGGCCTGGTGGAAAGGAAGGCATAAACATGAAGACAAGCCTGATGAATAA
- a CDS encoding LCP family protein, with protein MEYRDQLKYIKSHQIEGGKSPRRNRRRRDEDARSKRKRSDKQPVKTGGFNRVLWLIQLVSSVFLMGAMLLLGVLPWKYMAGLAVILLFLLLFVRILQKRKMKRQGRKGGGRVLSVLVSALLVVLGLYSLKVNAALDEIATGEESGAYEAEHMLPVTEEPFNVYISGIDVYGEITQESRSDVNLIATINPRTHKILLTTTPRDYYIQIPGVSEGQNDKLTHAGIYGIDTSIATLENLYETEIPFYVRVNFTSVEEIVDVMGGVDVESELAFTTGKASGAIVEVQEGKNHFNGKEALAFVRERKALTTGDNQRGKNQQALLTGLIKKAISPMILFRANGMIDSVTGNAETNMSEAQIKSLIRMQLDDMEGWEIQSVAATGDDSTKQYCYSYSSSPLYVTVPDWGSVNEIKEMIRETMEE; from the coding sequence ATGGAATACCGTGATCAGTTAAAATACATCAAATCCCATCAGATCGAGGGTGGGAAATCTCCCAGAAGGAACAGAAGACGCCGGGACGAGGATGCCCGGAGCAAGAGGAAACGGAGCGATAAGCAGCCGGTGAAGACAGGAGGGTTTAATCGTGTCCTGTGGCTGATCCAGCTGGTTTCTTCTGTCTTTCTTATGGGCGCCATGCTGCTCCTTGGCGTTCTTCCGTGGAAGTACATGGCCGGATTGGCAGTGATTTTATTATTTTTGCTGCTTTTTGTCAGGATCCTTCAGAAGCGGAAGATGAAGCGCCAGGGCAGAAAGGGCGGAGGGAGAGTCCTCTCTGTTCTGGTCAGCGCTCTTCTGGTGGTGCTGGGGCTGTACTCATTGAAGGTGAACGCGGCGCTGGATGAGATCGCCACAGGGGAAGAGAGCGGAGCCTATGAAGCGGAACATATGCTCCCAGTGACAGAGGAGCCTTTTAACGTCTATATCAGCGGGATTGACGTATATGGAGAGATCACCCAGGAGAGCCGCAGCGATGTCAACCTGATCGCCACTATCAATCCGCGCACCCATAAGATCCTGTTGACCACCACGCCAAGGGATTACTATATCCAGATCCCCGGCGTGTCAGAGGGGCAGAATGACAAGCTGACCCATGCGGGGATCTACGGGATTGATACTTCGATCGCCACGCTGGAAAATCTCTACGAGACGGAGATTCCCTTCTATGTGCGGGTAAACTTTACCTCTGTGGAGGAGATTGTGGACGTGATGGGCGGCGTAGATGTGGAATCGGAACTTGCGTTTACCACCGGGAAGGCGTCCGGAGCGATCGTGGAGGTACAGGAAGGAAAGAATCATTTTAACGGCAAAGAGGCGCTGGCCTTCGTGCGGGAGCGGAAAGCCCTTACCACCGGAGACAATCAGAGAGGGAAAAACCAGCAGGCCCTTCTTACCGGACTGATCAAGAAGGCTATATCCCCCATGATTCTGTTCCGGGCAAATGGAATGATCGACAGTGTGACCGGAAATGCGGAGACCAACATGTCAGAAGCCCAGATCAAATCTCTGATCCGGATGCAGCTGGACGATATGGAAGGATGGGAGATCCAGTCGGTGGCGGCCACCGGGGACGACAGCACGAAACAGTACTGCTACTCCTACAGCAGCAGTCCCCTGTACGTAACCGTGCCGGACTGGGGCTCTGTAAATGAGATCAAGGAAATGATACGGGAAACCATGGAAGAGTAG
- a CDS encoding rod shape-determining protein: MSVDIGIDLGTASILVYVRGKGVILKEPSVVAFDRDTNAIKAIGEEARLMLGRTPGNIVAIRPLRQGVISDYTVTEKMIKYFVQKAMGKRTFKKPRISICVPSGVTEVERKAVEEATYAAGAREVNLIEEPVAAAIGAGIDISRPCGNMIVDIGGGTTDIAVISLGGTVVNTSIKLAGDDFDEAIVRYMRKKHNLLIGERTAEDIKIKIGTTYPLIEEEAVEVRGRNLVTGLPKTVTVTSSETEEALRETTGQIVEAVISVLERTPPELSADILDRGIVLTGGGSMLRGLEELIEERTGINTMTAEDPMKVVAIGTGQFVEFMSGRKEY; this comes from the coding sequence ATGTCGGTAGATATTGGAATTGATCTGGGGACAGCCAGCATCCTTGTCTATGTGCGGGGCAAGGGCGTGATCTTAAAGGAACCGTCGGTTGTGGCGTTTGACCGGGATACCAACGCCATCAAGGCCATCGGGGAGGAGGCCCGCCTTATGCTGGGCAGGACCCCGGGGAATATTGTGGCGATCCGGCCTTTGAGACAGGGCGTGATCTCCGATTATACCGTGACAGAGAAGATGATCAAATATTTTGTCCAGAAGGCCATGGGCAAGCGGACGTTTAAGAAGCCAAGGATCAGCATCTGCGTGCCAAGCGGTGTCACAGAGGTTGAGAGAAAGGCGGTAGAAGAGGCTACCTACGCGGCGGGAGCCCGGGAGGTGAACCTGATCGAGGAACCGGTGGCGGCGGCCATCGGCGCAGGCATTGATATTTCCAGGCCCTGCGGCAATATGATCGTGGACATCGGCGGCGGCACCACGGATATCGCGGTGATCTCCCTGGGGGGAACGGTGGTGAACACTTCCATCAAGCTTGCCGGGGACGACTTTGACGAGGCCATTGTGCGGTACATGCGCAAGAAGCATAATCTGCTGATCGGCGAGCGTACCGCGGAGGATATCAAGATCAAGATCGGGACCACCTATCCGCTGATCGAAGAGGAAGCGGTGGAGGTGCGGGGCAGGAACCTGGTCACCGGTCTGCCCAAGACGGTGACGGTCACTTCTTCCGAGACAGAAGAAGCCCTGCGGGAGACCACCGGACAGATCGTGGAGGCGGTGATCAGCGTGCTGGAGCGCACGCCGCCGGAGCTTTCCGCGGATATCCTGGACCGGGGGATCGTCCTTACCGGAGGAGGCTCCATGCTCCGGGGACTGGAAGAGCTGATCGAGGAGCGGACAGGCATCAACACCATGACCGCGGAAGATCCCATGAAGGTAGTGGCCATCGGGACGGGGCAGTTTGTGGAATTTATGAGCGGGCGGAAAGAATACTGA
- a CDS encoding CdaR family protein, with protein MKTSLMNNLGLKILAFLAAGLLWLMVVNIDDPVTSVTYQDVPVTVINQEVLAEEQQTFQIVDNTQAVDVTVTARRKILNRIQKSDITATADMRELTLKTQIPITVTVAGYDAVEAEAYPRNLQVKLEDEELKNFPIVPKTTGTVRDGYVLGEINAVPENVSVRGPKSVVDQIDRVEASVSVSGLSQDSVLASQLVLYDEEGDEIDQSLLSNNLGDEGVSVSVKLYQTRSVPVIFDTSKIQAAEGYEFTGITYEPEEILISGSEKALRGISEIQIPAEALELSGLTKKTEQVVDISDYIPEDVNLADENAGSVAVIIAVEKDGTKAFDVLPSAVIVEQLSEDLVLTYDQTEALEIHVRGPRETLNNLSLERKVSIDLSQYTEQGSYTVPVNVELPDDCALEADVRVKIELQEKE; from the coding sequence ATGAAGACAAGCCTGATGAATAATCTGGGCCTTAAGATATTAGCCTTCCTGGCAGCCGGCCTGCTCTGGCTGATGGTGGTTAATATTGACGACCCGGTTACAAGCGTGACTTATCAGGATGTTCCGGTGACGGTGATCAATCAGGAGGTCCTGGCGGAGGAACAACAGACATTTCAGATCGTGGATAATACACAGGCGGTGGATGTCACGGTGACAGCCCGGCGGAAGATCCTAAACCGGATCCAGAAGTCGGATATCACGGCTACCGCGGATATGCGGGAACTGACATTAAAGACGCAGATCCCGATCACAGTTACTGTGGCAGGATATGATGCTGTAGAAGCAGAAGCTTATCCCCGCAACCTCCAGGTAAAACTGGAAGATGAAGAACTGAAGAATTTCCCGATCGTACCAAAGACTACGGGAACAGTACGGGATGGATATGTATTGGGTGAGATCAACGCAGTTCCGGAGAATGTATCTGTCCGCGGGCCAAAATCCGTGGTGGATCAGATCGACAGGGTGGAGGCAAGTGTCAGTGTATCTGGCTTGTCTCAGGATAGTGTGCTTGCTTCTCAGCTGGTTCTCTATGATGAAGAGGGAGACGAGATCGATCAGTCACTGTTGAGCAACAACCTGGGAGATGAAGGCGTGTCTGTCAGTGTGAAGCTGTATCAGACCCGAAGTGTTCCAGTGATCTTTGATACCTCTAAGATCCAGGCGGCAGAAGGTTATGAATTTACCGGGATTACCTATGAGCCTGAGGAAATCCTGATTTCCGGAAGCGAGAAAGCGTTAAGGGGTATCTCTGAGATCCAGATACCGGCAGAGGCGCTGGAACTGTCCGGGCTTACGAAGAAGACGGAGCAGGTGGTAGACATTTCCGATTATATTCCGGAAGATGTAAATCTGGCAGATGAGAACGCTGGTTCCGTCGCGGTGATCATTGCTGTGGAGAAGGACGGGACGAAAGCATTCGATGTACTGCCAAGCGCGGTGATCGTTGAACAACTCTCAGAAGATCTGGTTTTGACTTATGATCAGACCGAGGCTTTGGAGATCCATGTCCGGGGACCGCGGGAGACCTTGAATAATTTAAGTCTGGAGCGGAAGGTAAGCATCGATCTGAGCCAGTATACAGAGCAGGGTTCTTATACCGTTCCGGTGAATGTGGAATTGCCGGATGACTGTGCTCTGGAAGCTGATGTGAGAGTGAAGATCGAATTACAGGAGAAAGAATAG
- a CDS encoding ComF family protein produces the protein MKKIKTFFLKLLWPEVCPFCGRAFRRGICPSCRKKINRLVVEEPRCMKCGQPLAGNEEEYCADCGHTHHYYDRGYGLWLHRKPVSNSIYRFKFHNQRAFGAYYARELAGRFEEELHRWAPDFLVPIPLHPRKERQRGYNQALILVRELGRLTGIPVRDKLLRRVRYTTPQKKLGHRDRRQNLLGAFRVSEPLEKGAVIVLVDDIYTTGNTISAAAKALKEAGAEKVYFLTISIGQGY, from the coding sequence GTGAAAAAAATAAAAACATTTTTTCTGAAGTTGCTGTGGCCGGAGGTGTGCCCTTTCTGCGGCCGGGCTTTCCGGCGGGGGATCTGCCCTTCCTGCAGGAAGAAGATCAACCGGCTTGTGGTGGAGGAGCCCCGGTGTATGAAGTGCGGTCAGCCTCTTGCCGGGAATGAGGAGGAATACTGCGCGGACTGCGGGCATACACATCATTACTATGACAGGGGATACGGCCTGTGGCTGCACAGGAAACCAGTGAGCAACTCCATTTACCGGTTTAAATTCCACAATCAGCGGGCGTTTGGGGCTTATTACGCCCGGGAGCTTGCGGGCCGGTTTGAAGAAGAACTCCATAGATGGGCGCCGGATTTTCTGGTCCCGATTCCTCTGCACCCAAGGAAAGAACGGCAGAGAGGCTACAACCAGGCGCTGATCCTGGTCCGGGAACTTGGCCGCCTCACCGGGATCCCTGTGAGAGATAAGCTACTGCGAAGGGTCCGTTATACCACGCCGCAGAAGAAGCTGGGGCACCGGGACCGGAGGCAGAATCTTCTGGGCGCCTTCCGGGTGTCGGAGCCACTGGAAAAAGGCGCGGTCATCGTGCTGGTGGACGACATTTACACCACCGGGAATACTATCAGCGCGGCGGCAAAGGCGCTGAAGGAGGCGGGGGCGGAAAAAGTCTATTTTTTAACTATAAGTATTGGACAAGGATACTGA
- a CDS encoding deoxyribonuclease IV, which yields MIIGTHMSIAKGIAAAAENTVNMQADIMQFFSRNPRGSGYREYGGEEVEHFQKIRQENSLGPLLAHAPYTMNLASDKEKVYEFACMVLREDVARMDRLGIENLVFHPGSHTGIGVEQGIANIIRGLDQAITGQEKITVLLETMSGKGTEIGDRFEQLREIRNGAKHPERIGICLDTCHVFAAGYDIVHDLDGVLQEFDEVLGLDLLRAVHLNDSMMPFGSHKDRHAVTSEGEIGMEALMQVITHPRLRHLPFYLETPLDDAGHKAEIARIRQKGTGYF from the coding sequence ATGATCATCGGAACGCATATGTCTATCGCGAAGGGAATCGCGGCGGCAGCGGAAAATACAGTGAATATGCAGGCAGATATCATGCAGTTTTTCAGCCGGAATCCCAGAGGTTCCGGCTATCGGGAATACGGCGGCGAAGAGGTGGAACATTTTCAGAAGATCCGGCAAGAAAACAGTCTTGGCCCGCTTCTTGCCCATGCGCCTTACACCATGAATCTGGCAAGCGACAAAGAGAAGGTTTATGAATTCGCCTGCATGGTACTCCGGGAGGATGTGGCGCGGATGGACAGGCTTGGGATCGAGAACCTGGTATTCCATCCGGGAAGCCATACCGGGATTGGCGTGGAGCAGGGCATCGCAAATATTATCCGGGGCCTTGACCAGGCGATTACAGGGCAGGAGAAGATCACGGTGCTGCTGGAGACCATGTCAGGAAAAGGCACCGAGATCGGAGATCGCTTTGAGCAGCTGCGGGAGATACGAAACGGGGCGAAACATCCTGAGCGGATCGGGATCTGTCTGGACACCTGCCATGTATTTGCGGCAGGATACGATATCGTCCATGACCTGGATGGAGTGCTGCAGGAGTTCGATGAGGTCCTGGGATTAGATCTTCTAAGAGCAGTCCATCTCAATGACAGCATGATGCCCTTTGGGTCGCATAAAGACCGCCATGCGGTCACCAGCGAGGGAGAAATCGGCATGGAGGCGCTGATGCAGGTGATCACACATCCCAGATTGCGGCATCTGCCGTTTTATCTGGAAACACCTCTGGATGACGCGGGGCACAAGGCCGAAATTGCGCGGATCCGTCAAAAAGGGACAGGGTATTTTTAA
- a CDS encoding ATP-dependent RecD-like DNA helicase translates to METIKGYVEHIVYRNEDNGYTVFNLNNEDGDLTCVGKFHYIEEGELLELTGEFTVHKMYGTQLQVDSAKLCEPEDLMSIERYLGSGAVKGVGAALAGRIVKKFREDTFRIIEEEPERLAEIKGISERKAREIAVQVEEKKEMRQAMIFLQKYGITTALAVKIYQHYGANVYRIIEENPYQLADQVAGVGFKTADEIAARVGIHTDSDYRIRSGIFYTLLQSVGEGHVYLRQGDLLARAGNLLGVQIQHIEKYLMDLAMEKKVVMKEGADGTRVYAAHYYYLELNTAKMLHDLNVCCQVDEEALSRRIGAIEENAGLALDEMQRKAVAEAARRGILILTGGPGTGKTTTINAMIHFFQSEGMDILLAAPTGRAAKRMTEATGYEAQTIHRLLEVNGNPEEEGRGGFNRNEENPLETDVLIIDEMSMVDLPLMHALLKAVIPGTRLILVGDRNQLPSVGPGSVLKDLIDSHCFPVVMLTRIFRQAGESDIVINAHKINRGEEVTLDNKSRDFFFLKRQDPNVIISVLITLIQKKLPPYVDARPYDIQVLTPMRKGLLGVERLNQILQQYLNPPEEGKQERAYGDRLFREGDKVMQIKNNYQLEWEIRTRYGMTVDKGLGIFNGDMGIIRQINSYEETLTVEYDEHRLVTYPFQLLEELELAYAITIHKSQGSEYPAVVIPLLQGPRQLYHRNLLYTAVTRARKCVTLVGSDAVFREMIRNTEERDRNTSLAERIREFE, encoded by the coding sequence ATGGAAACGATCAAAGGATATGTAGAACACATTGTGTACCGCAATGAGGACAACGGGTACACGGTATTCAATCTGAATAATGAAGATGGGGATCTGACCTGCGTGGGGAAGTTCCATTACATTGAGGAGGGAGAACTTCTGGAACTGACCGGAGAGTTCACCGTTCACAAGATGTACGGGACCCAGCTCCAGGTGGACAGCGCGAAGCTGTGCGAACCGGAAGATCTGATGTCCATCGAACGTTATCTTGGCTCCGGCGCCGTCAAAGGCGTGGGAGCCGCTTTGGCTGGGCGGATCGTGAAGAAGTTCCGGGAAGACACCTTCCGGATCATCGAGGAGGAACCGGAGAGGCTGGCGGAGATCAAAGGGATCAGCGAGCGCAAGGCCCGGGAGATCGCCGTTCAGGTGGAAGAGAAGAAAGAAATGCGCCAGGCCATGATCTTCCTGCAGAAATACGGGATCACCACGGCGCTGGCGGTGAAGATCTATCAGCACTACGGGGCCAATGTGTACCGGATCATCGAAGAGAATCCTTACCAGCTGGCGGACCAGGTGGCGGGGGTAGGCTTCAAGACCGCCGACGAGATCGCTGCCCGGGTGGGGATCCACACAGATTCTGATTACCGTATCCGCAGCGGCATTTTTTATACTCTTCTCCAGAGCGTGGGGGAAGGCCATGTCTATCTCCGGCAGGGCGATCTGCTGGCCCGGGCGGGAAACCTTCTGGGGGTGCAGATCCAGCATATTGAGAAATACCTGATGGATCTGGCCATGGAGAAAAAGGTGGTCATGAAGGAAGGGGCGGACGGAACCCGGGTTTATGCCGCTCACTATTATTACCTGGAACTGAACACAGCCAAGATGCTCCATGACCTGAACGTCTGTTGCCAGGTGGACGAGGAGGCGCTTTCCCGCCGGATCGGAGCCATTGAAGAGAACGCGGGGCTTGCCCTGGACGAGATGCAAAGGAAAGCAGTGGCGGAGGCGGCCCGCCGGGGGATCCTGATCCTCACCGGAGGGCCGGGGACCGGGAAGACCACTACCATCAACGCCATGATCCATTTCTTCCAGAGTGAGGGGATGGATATTCTTCTTGCGGCGCCCACCGGGCGGGCGGCCAAGCGGATGACAGAGGCCACCGGTTATGAGGCCCAGACCATCCACCGTCTGCTGGAGGTAAACGGCAATCCGGAAGAAGAAGGACGGGGCGGATTTAACAGGAATGAAGAGAATCCGCTGGAGACGGATGTGCTGATCATCGACGAGATGTCCATGGTGGATCTGCCACTGATGCACGCGCTTTTGAAGGCAGTGATCCCGGGCACCCGGCTGATCCTGGTGGGAGACCGGAATCAGCTGCCCAGCGTGGGGCCGGGGAGTGTGCTGAAGGACCTTATCGATTCCCACTGCTTCCCGGTGGTGATGCTGACCCGGATCTTCCGGCAGGCCGGAGAGAGTGACATCGTCATCAATGCCCATAAGATCAACCGGGGAGAAGAGGTGACCCTGGATAATAAGAGCCGGGATTTCTTTTTCCTGAAACGGCAGGATCCCAATGTGATCATCAGCGTCCTGATCACCCTGATCCAGAAGAAGCTTCCTCCTTACGTAGACGCCAGGCCTTATGACATCCAGGTGCTGACGCCTATGCGCAAAGGTCTTCTGGGAGTGGAGCGGCTGAACCAGATCTTGCAGCAGTATCTGAATCCGCCGGAGGAAGGAAAGCAGGAGAGAGCTTACGGAGACCGGCTGTTCCGGGAAGGGGACAAGGTGATGCAGATCAAGAACAATTATCAGCTGGAGTGGGAGATCCGCACCCGGTATGGAATGACGGTGGACAAGGGGCTTGGGATCTTCAACGGAGATATGGGGATCATCCGCCAGATCAATTCCTATGAGGAGACTCTGACGGTGGAATACGACGAGCACCGGCTGGTAACTTATCCTTTCCAGCTTCTGGAAGAGCTGGAACTGGCCTATGCCATTACCATACATAAATCTCAGGGGAGCGAGTACCCGGCGGTGGTGATCCCGCTGCTCCAGGGGCCGCGGCAGTTATATCACAGGAATCTTCTCTACACCGCGGTGACCCGGGCGAGAAAATGCGTTACATTAGTGGGGAGCGACGCGGTATTCCGGGAAATGATCCGCAACACAGAGGAGCGGGACCGCAATACCAGCCTGGCCGAACGGATCCGGGAATTTGAGTGA